The following coding sequences are from one Candidatus Cetobacterium colombiensis window:
- a CDS encoding glucose 1-dehydrogenase — MLNLENHYNLKGMVAIVTGAAAGIGKASALILAKAGANIVCADLNKVDADNTAIEARGEGVKAIGVKCDVTSKEDLENLVKATLEEFGKINILVNVAGGGGGGHENFLELTPEYINKIYNLNVFSIFNLSRLCAPHMIASEYGSIINISSMASLMQSHNMSVYGSSKAAVNQLTKYMAVDLGPIIRVNGIAPGAIKTHALETVLTPELENVMLKKTPLKVLGEADDIAMAVFFFASPLSKWVSGQILAVNGGGEQDLEN, encoded by the coding sequence ATGTTAAATCTTGAAAATCATTATAATTTAAAAGGTATGGTTGCTATTGTTACAGGTGCTGCTGCTGGAATTGGAAAGGCCTCAGCTCTTATCTTAGCAAAAGCTGGTGCAAATATTGTTTGTGCTGATTTAAATAAAGTTGATGCTGATAACACAGCTATCGAAGCGAGAGGTGAAGGTGTAAAAGCTATTGGTGTAAAATGTGATGTGACTTCTAAAGAGGATTTAGAAAATCTAGTTAAAGCAACTCTTGAAGAGTTTGGTAAAATAAATATTTTGGTTAACGTTGCTGGTGGAGGTGGAGGCGGACATGAAAACTTCCTTGAACTAACACCTGAATATATTAATAAAATTTACAATTTAAATGTTTTTAGTATTTTTAATCTATCTAGACTTTGTGCTCCTCACATGATTGCTAGTGAGTATGGATCTATTATAAATATAAGCTCTATGGCTAGTTTAATGCAAAGTCACAACATGAGCGTATACGGAAGTTCAAAAGCTGCTGTTAATCAATTAACTAAATATATGGCTGTAGATTTAGGACCAATTATAAGAGTTAACGGTATTGCTCCTGGAGCCATAAAAACTCATGCTTTAGAAACTGTTTTAACTCCAGAGTTAGAAAATGTTATGCTTAAAAAGACTCCTTTAAAAGTTTTAGGAGAAGCTGATGATATAGCTATGGCTGTATTTTTCTTTGCATCACCTCTTTCTAAATGGGTTTCAGGTCAAATACTTGCCGTAAATGGTGGAGGAGAACAAGACTTAGAGAATTGA
- the glsA gene encoding glutaminase A, with product MNQDMLNKIVENNKGLISQGAVATYIPELAKVDKNYLGVVIAFPDGTLLSAGDTKIRFAIESISKTVVLALALQDNGEEEVFKHVHKEPSGDAFNSIKKLETESDHLPRNPFINAGAIMTASLIKGKDPEDKFNRILDFMKLISEDDTLELATDIYLSEKATGDTNRGLAYYMKGQGVLKGDVEEILDVYFKQCSIYVTTESLAKIARFFANGGVLSNGERIIPKKYAQIVNGLIATCGMYDQSGEYLDNIGIPGKSGVGGGIISPVSSKKIGVAVFGPALDEEGNSVAGIGIMKDISKEMELDMF from the coding sequence ATGAATCAAGATATGTTAAATAAAATAGTTGAAAATAATAAAGGATTAATATCTCAAGGGGCAGTTGCTACATATATTCCTGAGTTGGCTAAAGTTGATAAAAACTATTTAGGAGTAGTAATTGCTTTTCCTGATGGAACATTGTTATCAGCAGGAGATACAAAAATTAGATTTGCCATAGAAAGTATTTCTAAAACTGTAGTTTTAGCTTTAGCATTACAGGATAATGGAGAGGAAGAAGTGTTTAAACATGTACACAAAGAACCTTCTGGAGATGCATTTAATTCAATAAAAAAACTAGAGACAGAATCTGATCATTTACCGAGAAATCCATTTATAAATGCAGGAGCTATTATGACAGCTTCATTAATAAAAGGAAAAGATCCAGAAGATAAATTTAATAGAATTTTAGATTTTATGAAATTAATTAGTGAAGATGACACATTAGAGTTAGCAACTGATATCTATTTAAGTGAAAAAGCCACAGGAGATACTAATAGAGGTTTAGCTTACTACATGAAAGGACAAGGCGTTTTAAAAGGAGATGTGGAAGAGATTCTAGATGTTTATTTTAAACAGTGTTCAATTTATGTTACAACAGAGAGTTTAGCTAAAATAGCAAGATTTTTCGCAAATGGAGGAGTTCTATCAAATGGAGAGAGAATTATTCCAAAAAAATATGCTCAGATTGTAAATGGATTAATTGCCACATGTGGAATGTATGACCAAAGTGGTGAATACCTAGATAATATAGGAATACCAGGAAAATCAGGAGTAGGAGGAGGAATAATTTCTCCTGTATCAAGTAAAAAAATAGGTGTAGCAGTATTTGGACCAGCTTTAGATGAAGAGGGAAATAGTGTTGCAGGTATTGGAATAATGAAAGATATATCAAAAGAAATGGAATTAGATATGTTCTAG
- the gadC gene encoding glutamate:gamma-aminobutyrate antiporter yields MDTKSSTPAKQLTLFGFFTITASMVMAVYEYPSFATSGFSLLFFLLFGGLFWFIPVALCAAEMATIPGWETGGVFTWVSESLGERWGFAAIFYQFFEITVGYIPMLYFVNGSLSYLFDWPGLNVNPHLKLISILIVFWLLTFSQLGGTKYTAKIARTGFIFGIVIPAIILIGLAVAYVVAGNPVHMEVSWNSFFPDFTNINSLVILVSFILSYMGVEASASHANEMANPKKQYPIAIFMLVIIAIVISSAGGLSIATVIPVNEINLSAGVNQTFATLINHYGSGLDWIVRIIAAFIGLGVLAEISAWIVGPSRAMYVAAQKGILPPVFKKVNKHDVPVPLVMFQGVVVTIWAIVLTLGGGGNNMSFMTSMSLTVVIYLMTYFLLFIGYITLVLKRKTTDAQAAYQIPGGVVVKCVVGAIGFLASLFAFIVSFFPPDNIPGGHTGEYETILTVGFIVVLILPFIIYEFRDKKNAVAIDPTRITTENAPEHHFFGHPKARGEFHITPHPDDVMQQDDEPKKVDDSKAVEDKTEASEDKEQK; encoded by the coding sequence ATGGATACTAAATCTAGTACACCAGCAAAACAATTGACTTTATTTGGATTCTTCACAATAACAGCCTCTATGGTAATGGCTGTTTATGAATATCCAAGTTTTGCAACATCAGGATTTTCTTTACTTTTCTTTTTACTTTTTGGTGGACTGTTCTGGTTTATACCAGTGGCACTATGTGCAGCAGAAATGGCAACAATTCCAGGTTGGGAAACAGGAGGAGTATTTACTTGGGTTTCTGAATCATTAGGTGAACGTTGGGGATTTGCAGCAATATTCTATCAATTTTTCGAAATAACAGTTGGTTATATTCCAATGCTTTACTTTGTAAATGGTTCGTTATCGTACTTATTTGATTGGCCAGGATTAAATGTAAATCCACATTTAAAATTAATATCTATTTTAATTGTATTTTGGTTATTGACATTCTCTCAATTAGGAGGAACAAAATACACAGCTAAAATAGCAAGAACAGGATTTATATTTGGTATAGTTATTCCAGCAATTATATTAATTGGATTAGCAGTAGCTTATGTTGTTGCAGGAAATCCAGTTCATATGGAAGTTAGTTGGAATTCATTCTTCCCAGATTTTACAAATATTAACTCATTGGTAATATTAGTTTCATTTATCTTAAGTTATATGGGGGTAGAGGCATCAGCTTCCCATGCTAACGAAATGGCAAATCCTAAAAAACAATATCCAATAGCAATATTTATGCTAGTTATCATAGCTATAGTTATTAGTTCAGCTGGAGGATTATCAATAGCAACAGTTATTCCAGTTAATGAGATTAACTTAAGTGCTGGAGTAAACCAAACATTTGCAACTTTAATTAATCACTATGGATCTGGTTTAGATTGGATTGTTAGAATTATAGCTGCTTTCATAGGTTTAGGAGTTTTAGCAGAGATAAGTGCTTGGATTGTTGGACCATCAAGAGCAATGTATGTAGCAGCTCAAAAAGGTATATTACCACCAGTGTTTAAAAAAGTAAATAAACACGATGTTCCAGTTCCATTAGTAATGTTCCAAGGAGTTGTAGTAACTATATGGGCAATTGTTTTAACATTAGGTGGAGGAGGAAACAACATGTCCTTCATGACTTCAATGTCTTTAACAGTTGTTATATACTTAATGACATATTTCTTATTATTCATTGGTTATATTACATTAGTTTTAAAAAGAAAAACAACAGATGCTCAAGCAGCTTACCAAATTCCAGGTGGAGTAGTAGTTAAATGTGTAGTTGGAGCAATTGGATTCTTAGCATCGCTATTTGCATTTATTGTTTCATTCTTCCCACCAGATAATATTCCAGGTGGACATACAGGAGAGTATGAAACAATATTAACAGTAGGATTTATAGTAGTTTTAATTCTTCCATTTATAATCTATGAATTTAGAGATAAAAAGAATGCAGTGGCAATAGATCCAACAAGAATAACAACAGAAAATGCACCAGAGCATCACTTCTTCGGTCATCCAAAAGCAAGAGGAGAGTTCCATATTACTCCACATCCAGATGATGTAATGCAACAAGATGATGAACCTAAAAAAGTAGATGATTCAAAAGCAGTAGAAGATAAAACAGAAGCAAGTGAAGACAAAGAACAAAAATAA
- a CDS encoding ClC family H(+)/Cl(-) exchange transporter, with the protein MGMLKVYILAIFTGFLTGIITIPYRWVIEKSSYIRDMIFNLNNPKYYLILGFLGIYIIGIIISKLVESVPLITGSGIPQARAQIYGRIKFKNPIKALVYKFIGGISGISAGFSLGREGPSVQMGALIGEAVSQIFKVDRVERKYLIMSGAGAGLSSAFTAPLASAIFIAEELQKYFNSRLTIFSFLGSIVSGYMAAKFFIKNDYLDIAINYPQNLNYFEYFYICIAFAIFISLVGKSFSVLLIYFQKLNRKIKVSKYIKVFFYTLMVVTIGIFYKDLTAGGESFLIREGMVNDLSIGALIFFIILKLLFTTLSYSTGFPGGIFLPLLVIGGLSGKLFALVLLYFGVINPTNMGVFIFLGMASAFVVVVRSPATGIILILEMTSDFTLLPSMVIVGALAYTVSNLLNVDPIYDLLYKPLIENDDNSEVVDLVFQVGKESYLLNKKVKDLDLPGNLKIGSIERDGVIIKINDETQLKIKDIIGIPSKKENIEKFYDSLRTLAQEN; encoded by the coding sequence ATGGGAATGTTAAAAGTTTATATATTAGCTATATTTACAGGGTTTTTAACTGGGATTATAACTATTCCATATAGATGGGTAATAGAAAAATCATCTTATATAAGAGATATGATTTTTAATCTTAATAATCCAAAATATTATTTAATCTTAGGTTTTTTAGGAATATATATAATTGGAATTATTATTAGTAAATTAGTAGAAAGTGTTCCACTGATAACAGGAAGTGGAATTCCTCAAGCAAGAGCGCAAATTTATGGAAGGATAAAATTTAAAAATCCAATAAAAGCTTTGGTTTATAAATTTATTGGTGGAATTTCTGGTATTTCAGCTGGATTTTCTTTGGGAAGAGAAGGGCCATCAGTTCAAATGGGAGCTTTAATTGGAGAAGCGGTATCACAAATTTTTAAAGTGGACAGAGTTGAAAGAAAGTATTTGATAATGAGTGGAGCAGGAGCAGGTTTATCATCTGCCTTTACAGCACCATTAGCTTCAGCAATATTTATAGCTGAAGAGCTACAAAAATATTTTAATTCGAGATTAACAATATTTTCTTTTTTAGGTTCAATAGTATCAGGTTATATGGCTGCTAAATTTTTTATAAAAAACGATTATTTAGATATTGCTATAAATTATCCTCAAAATTTAAATTATTTTGAATATTTTTATATTTGTATAGCTTTTGCTATATTTATAAGTTTAGTTGGAAAAAGTTTTTCTGTTCTTTTAATTTATTTTCAAAAATTAAATAGAAAAATAAAAGTTTCTAAATATATAAAAGTATTTTTCTATACTCTTATGGTTGTAACAATAGGAATTTTTTATAAAGATTTAACAGCTGGAGGAGAAAGTTTTTTAATTAGAGAGGGAATGGTAAATGACCTTTCAATAGGAGCACTTATATTTTTTATAATTTTAAAACTTTTATTTACAACGCTATCTTATTCTACAGGGTTTCCTGGAGGTATATTTTTACCTCTTTTGGTAATTGGTGGATTGTCTGGAAAACTTTTCGCATTGGTTTTATTATATTTTGGAGTTATTAACCCAACAAATATGGGGGTTTTTATATTTTTAGGAATGGCATCAGCATTTGTAGTTGTTGTAAGATCACCAGCTACAGGAATTATATTGATATTAGAGATGACCTCTGATTTTACATTACTTCCAAGTATGGTAATAGTGGGAGCTTTAGCTTATACAGTAAGTAATCTTTTAAATGTAGATCCAATTTATGACTTATTATATAAACCTTTAATTGAAAATGATGACAATAGTGAAGTTGTAGATTTAGTATTCCAAGTTGGAAAGGAATCATATTTATTAAATAAAAAAGTAAAAGATTTAGATTTACCAGGAAATTTAAAAATTGGTTCAATTGAAAGAGATGGAGTTATCATAAAAATAAATGATGAAACACAATTAAAAATAAAAGATATAATTGGGATTCCTAGTAAAAAAGAAAATATAGAAAAATTTTATGACTCTTTAAGAACACTTGCCCAAGAAAATTAA
- a CDS encoding threonine/serine exporter family protein has translation MKDIAIQVISASVATYGFGLIFNVKGKKNLYGSFGAGIGWLIYSLLSAKGFTYFIAYTAASSTITIYSEILSRKIKVPTVSFLYPSMIPLVPGGGIYYTMYYIVQDNISQAVAKGIETFVISGSIAIGILTVSTFSQIYYYVVKKKAKENL, from the coding sequence ATGAAGGACATAGCGATTCAAGTTATATCAGCATCAGTTGCTACATATGGATTTGGGCTTATTTTTAATGTAAAAGGAAAAAAGAATCTATATGGAAGTTTTGGTGCAGGAATTGGTTGGTTAATTTATAGTTTGTTAAGTGCTAAAGGATTTACATACTTTATAGCTTATACAGCAGCTTCATCAACAATAACAATATATTCAGAAATTTTATCAAGGAAAATAAAAGTTCCAACAGTATCTTTTTTATATCCTAGTATGATTCCTCTAGTTCCTGGAGGGGGAATATATTATACCATGTACTATATAGTCCAAGATAATATATCTCAAGCTGTAGCAAAAGGAATAGAAACATTTGTTATATCAGGATCAATTGCCATTGGAATACTTACAGTATCTACATTTTCACAAATTTATTATTATGTTGTAAAGAAAAAAGCAAAAGAAAATTTATAA